From the genome of Macaca thibetana thibetana isolate TM-01 chromosome 8, ASM2454274v1, whole genome shotgun sequence:
ATTTACTATGATTACATAAGACCCTCTTGTTTACAGAACACATTCTCCTCTCTGAGGTGTGGATtagatccattttacagatgaagaaactgaggcttagataTTTAAGTGACTTGGAATCAAGGAAAGAACACTGGACTAGGGGTCGGGAGGGCTGGGAGCTCATCCTGGGGTTACCATGAGCATGCTGTGGGCCCTATGGAGTcccatgccctctctgggcttcagcctCACTGCTAAGGTGGAGGGGTTGGGTGAGAGAACGACCCCCTTCCCAGCTCTGAGCTGGATGGCTCACCAGGGACCCCAGGCTCTCTATGCCCGCTGCTGAGTCTGGAATTCCTTTCCTGTATCTTGCCTTTGGCTGCCCCATTCTTCAGGGCCCAATACCCTGTCTTCTGGTCAGAACCTAGTTCTGAATGGGTTTTTCCAGAAGTTGTTGCTTTCAGGAGCCCCTGGCCGAGATGTTTCTGGCTGGCTTTTTCTCTCCGGCATGACAAAGGCTCTGTTCCTGCTGGAGGCATTTCAGGGCTCAGTGGGCAGCTGGGGCAGAGCCCGTGAGACCACAGCCTTCCTGGTGAGCCCGGTCTCCACCACCCACCCCGTCTGTGGGGAAGGCGCTGACCCCATCTCTTCTCCCACGCTGCTCCCTGGCTCTGTGTGTCTGATTACTTCTCGTGAGAGGCACTCCTTGTTAATGTGCTACTGAGTGTCCAGATGGGCCTGCTGAGTTGAGCGGGCTTTGGATGTGAACCATTGCAGGAAGGGGAACCCTACCTTCCTGTTGGTTTTGTTATGGGAAATGGGTGAGCTCAGATAAGCAGTTCTTAGGAGGGGAGATGGTAGGGGCGGGGTGCAGGGGGAGGGGTTTCTGTTTTATGCAACAGCCTCAGCTTCTGGGAAAGGGTCCATTGTGTAAGACCGGGGCTGTGGCCTGTGCCCCCTGGCTCAGGGCAGCCAGCCCAGTGGTGGCAGGAACACTGGCAGGGCAGCCTGCTGTGGGCTTAGAGGGGATGGGCCGTGTGGAGGGCCTGGCAGAGCAAAAGGACTCATCCTTCCAAAGGGACTTTTCTCTGGGAAGGTTGCTCCTCGGGCCACTGCGAACTCGCTCTACTCTCTGAAGGGAATTGTCCTTCCTGGCTTCCACTACTTCCACCCCTGAAAGCACAGGCAGCCAGGTCCAAGCCTCCCACTAGGGATGCAGATGGATTCGGTGTGAAGGAATGGCTGCTGCTGCCTCCGGCTCTTGAAAATCAAGTTCAGGTGGTGCTGAGACCCCCTGGGGGCTGCAGCGCTGTGGTGGATGGGGAGTGTCTGCTGGGGTGAAGATTTAGATGCACACTGCAGAGGACGTGGCTGGTCTGTGGGATGCAGTCCCTCTGTGGAGGTGGCATGGGGAGGGACGGATGCGTGACCTAAGGCGGGTATTTTCAGTGTCTGACATGATCGATACCACTCTGGGCAAGGAGGCCAGGATGCAGAAAGCCTGTGTGCCTCGCTGATTGCGGGGGAGGATGTGGCTTGGACAAGAGCCTGGCTCCTCCCATGCCAGGGTTCTTGTTTTGGCCACTCAGCGTTGCTGTCCCGCAGTCCCTCCCTCTCTGCACCTCCTGCCTTCGCTTTCCTTTGAGGTGTCCCTGGCAAGTCTGGTTCTTTCCCCCATTTCCTCAGGAATAAAAGTGCAGCAGTGCCTGCTGTGGGGACAGCCGAGGGCAGTGAGGCCCTGGGGAGCTGCTGCAGGCGGCAGGTGGGCGGGACGCCAGCAGGCTGTCTAAGCTGTTCCCATGATGGTCTCCTGTTCTCTGCAAACAGAGGCGTGCGAGGACTCCAGAATTGGAGGCACGATGAAGACTCTGCTGCTGTTTGTGGGGCTACTGCTGACCTGGGAGAGTGGGCAGGTCCTGGGGGACCAGACGGTCTCGGACAATGAGCTCCAGGGTGAGTACACCAAGCGTGACGTTCCTCTGGCCACAGGGTGATGAGGTCAGAGGGCAGGGTAGCCAACTCCGCTCAGTGCCTCTCTATCAGGCCCCAGTGTTACAGACTGTTTTTATCTTTTGCACTGGGTCTGGGTGCCTGTGTCTGGGCCCCCTCTGAGCCTCTGCTCCCAGGCCCCTGGTTCAGGCTCTGCGTGCATTAGACTGCCGGCATTTGCAGGCATTTCCCAAGCACTTTCAGCTGCTGCATTTCATTCAGCTGTTCCCTTCCCAGGCCCCTTGGCCCAGCTCCCAGGCCTCCTCCACGAAGCTGTGTCTGGACCACTGGAGCTCTTATCCCTCTCCCCTTTGGAGTGCCCAGAGCTTGTCCCTCCTGTGAGCTGACTGCTTCTGCAGGATCATTGTTAAAAACCCAGATCAGACATGGGTGTGAGTCTGTTTCACCTCTTCtcagctgggtgactttgggccACTATCTTGATCTCATGACACTTCCCCCACCCCCcgttttattgagatacaattaacaaataaaaattgtgtgtatTTAAGGTATatgacatgatgttttgaaatgcaCATACATTGAAATGATGACCACTTTGTATGGTGGGATGGTGGGAagacttaaaatctactctcttagcaaatttccagtTATAATATGGTGTTATTAACTATAAGCACCACCTGTATGTTAGACCTCCACAATGTACTCCTCCTACCTGATTGACACTTTGACCCTACCTATCATATCACACTTCCCATGTCTCCCTCTGCGAAGTGGGCATGGTAGGGGGCTGGAGCATTATGTAAACTGCACATGAAGTGTTTGGCGCAGTGCTTGGCATGGGATAAATACCAGTGAAGTAGCACTTACGTGACACAGTGTTTCACTGCATTTGTTATCAGTGCTACGCCTTATTTACTCATCTTATTCCTGTCACCTGGCACTGCATTGGAACAAAGAAATACACATGTCTGGTTAAACTGAACTCTAGAAAGATTTGTGTccaaaatgacaaattttatattttgatgctTCAGAGCTGAcacttctgggttttttttttttttttttttttttttttccttgacaagTTTCTTCTGCACCCGGCTCATTCTCCAGGGGCTCATGGCAGTGGTTGGGCATAGCTCTGGGTGTGCCAGCTCCCATGGTCTGCATTTCTGAGCAGTAGGGTGTAGTCAGCAAGGAGCCTGTGATGGGAGCCTGTGCCAGGGAAAGGCTGGGGCCATGCTGCTGCCTGCCGGCAGGGGTGGGGGTCCCAGCCTTGACAGCCCCTGAACTGAACGGGCCTTTCTGGCCATTCCAGCTCATTCCAGGGTTACATCCCGAGGCCACGTCTTCCTCTTGCCTCATGCTACCTCTTGCACTTCTCTTGCAGAAATGTCTGATCAGGGAAGTAAGTACCTCAATAAGGAAATTCAAAATGCTGTCAACGGGGTGAAAGAGATAAAGACTCTCAtagaaaagacaaatgaagaGCGCAAGACACTGCTCAGCAACCTAGAGGAagccaagaagaagaaagaggtcaGGAGAAGCCACGAACGCCGCCCTGCCTCGACCATCCCactggaaaggagggagggggtcACTGCACGGTGCCTTGCTGGGTTGCCATGGTGACCCGCAGTCCTCCCAGGCTGTGTCAGCTGATGCTGGGGCTGTAGTTAAGAAGTAGGAAAGGTTCATTCGCTTTTGAAAGCATCAGGGAGTGAGATCTTGGATCAGGTTTTGTTATAAGCCTGGCCCAGGGCCTAATGCCCAGattcatttcaatagatgcttcTAAACCCTGACCACGTAGTAGTTCCAAGCAGGCTCTGGATGGGGTGGCGGCGGGGGCCCAGACGGGGGTGGTGTCCAACCTTCAGGAAGCTTATCTAGTCGGGTTGATACGGTTAGGGTTAAGGCAGGCACACTGCACCCCACGTCTTCCTAGAGTTCTGGACTACTTCATGAAGAAACATCTTAAGCCCAGTAGTGGATATAGCAGGTCTAGCCTGTGCTTAATGATTCGACAAAACTAAAACACTATAATTCAATGAACAACTTATTTAAGAAATCAAGTCTCCTTAAGAGTATCCTACAAACCTCCTCTCACGGTCGCCCTACTTCAGATGCTAAGATGTAGCTACCTGCCAGCTTCATGATCCATCATGCATGTTAAAAGCATttcaaaggctctgagaagttgtGCAGTAAAGAAACCTGTGTAACTCCATGAAACCCAGAGTTTTCCAAATTGACCagggaattcatttttttttttttctggctgctttgAGCACAGCTCCATGGAAGCCACTTCAGGGAATGCTGGCCTGGATGCAGCTCTACCTTTTTTTCAAGCTTCATGCCCTTTCTTGGCCTCAGTATCAGTTCTCaccgttcttttttttttttttttttgagatggagtcttgctctgttgcccaggctggagtgcaatggcacaatctcagctcactgcaacctccacctccagggttcaagtgattccccgcctcagcatcctgagtagctgggattacaggcacgcgccaccacacccagctaattttttgtatttttagtagaggtggggtttcaccatattggccaggctggtctcgaactcttaacttTGGCCTcttggtctgcctgccttggcctcccacagtgctgggattaacaggccaGTTCTCACCATTCTGTGAGAATCCTCAAATAGCTCCTGGGGAAGGAGCATGTCTCATGCTCACACTTTTGTGGTTATCACTGGAGTTTGACCTTCAACAATTCTGGTTTTATAATAAAGCACATCACATTTGGAGAAAAGAGCGTGTCTCAAAGAGCTACAACTAAGAGCTACTTCTTAGTTGAGGAGTAGGTGAGCCAGAAGGAAAGGAAGTAGGCAGCATGGGTGGCACTTGTGTCTTGGCTCAGAGGGAGGTGGGCTGTCTTTGCCCAGCAGGGAACAGGGGATGATGGAGCAGGACAAAGACCTCACGTAACTCTGGGGTGTGgataggctaatttttttttgaagactaACACACTTATTTATAGAGACTTTAATATAGAAAAGTAGAAGAGGAAAAGTTTTTCCATAATCCTTTTGCCCAAGGACAAGTCACTGTTAACATTTGATCTATTTCTTCCTATTCTTTTCCTCTGTGCTTTTTTGACAGTGGCTATGcacaaaattatgaatttttcaCATAAACAGTACATATGATAATATTCAAAATGGACTATAAACATCCTTTGTAATGATGTACCATTTACTCTTTGTAGgaaccacagtttgtttaacctgTCTCTTTTAAGCATCTGAgtgattctgattttattttttttgccatAAGTTAATACTGTACCGAATATTTTTAAGCATCTTTTTCTTTGTCAGGGGATtcctttgagatagagtctttgtttcgttttgttttgttttttgagatagagtctcgctctgtcacccaggctggagtgtagtggtttgatctcggttcactgcaacctccgccttgcgggttcaagcgattctcctgcctcagcatcccaagtagctgggagtgcaggtgcgcaccaccacaccagctaatttttgtatttttagtagagacggggtttcaccatgttggccaggctggtctcgaacttctgacctcaagtaatatgcccgccttggcctcccaaagtgctgggattacaggtgtgagccgctgcacctggcctgagatAGATTCTTAGAGAATTATTGGGTCAAATGGCAAGGACCCATCAGAGAATTTTGACAGCTGGTGTGGCTTTGGTGTTGAAAGCCTGCCATTCCCTTTGCATGCCAGGGGGCATGGTTGCAATAGAAAGATAAGATTCAGGGAGTCTGCAGCCTGCTTTGGAAGATGAAATTTAAATAccagaagcagagaatagaaaatGAGGCTTCAGTGAGAGGGTAGTCACTGAGTAGATGATCAGCGCACTAAATCAGAGAGAGGTGCTGTCCACATGGGTTCCAGGAGCTGGGAAGCTTCTAGGAGTTAGGGAACAGTTGGATCTTAAAGGGTGAGTGGATTCTTCAAGCCGGTGGGAAGGGGATTCCAGGTGGGTGAATGAAGGGAAGCCTGAACTGGAGCAGGGGTGCACACTTGCATGCTGGGTGGCCATCCTGTGGGAAGGCCTGCCCTGGGCAGAGGGCCTGGCACCCAGCACCTCCTTGAGTGTGTGAGCCTGTGGTCTCTGTGTGGCTCAGCCAGCCTCGTGTCTTCCTGTAGGATGCCCTAAATGAGACCAGGGAATCAGAGACAAAGCTGAAGGAGTTCCCAGGAGTGTGCAATGAGACCATGATGGCCCTCTGGGAAGAGTGTAAGCCCTGCCTGAAACAGACCTGCATGAAGTTCTACGCACGTGTCTGCAGAAGTGGCTCGGGCCTGGTTGGCCGCCAGGTGAAAAGGGACACATCAGTGGCCAAGGCTGAGTGGGGAAGGACGGGAGCCTAGTGAAATATGCTTCATTCCACATGCCAGATGCAATTGATTAGTATTGGCTGGCTGCATTGGGTCCCAGAGTGCCATGCTCCATTGGTGATGTCTGGCATGAGTAGTGAGAGTGGAGTCATCAAAAGGATGTAGGCCAGGTATCTACCTTCTCTTAGAAAACTCATGCAGCAGTGCTTAGCTGGATGACATAACCGCTTTATGGGATGGCAGAGCCCTGTGTCCACTTATGTGGAaggatttaagaatttttttttttttttttttttttgagacagggtctcactctgtcacccaggctagggtgcagtggtgtgatcatgtttcactgcagctttgacctcctgggttcaggtgatcctcccacctcagcctcctaagtagctgggaccagaggcacacaccaccatacccagctaagttttgtattttttttgtaaacatgGGGTTTGGCCaagttgccccggctggtctcaaactcctaagctcaagtaatcctccgacctcagcctcccaaattgttgggattacagatgtgtgccactgtgcccagccaatgtaAGATTTTTTTAGTGTATTAGTATTGCTCCTGTCCTCTGCTGCAGGGCTTTTTTGATTGGGACTCAGTGAATTGCTCCAGTCCCTGAAGTCACATCAGTTGGCCCTTAGCTGAGCAGGGGGTGGATATCATTGGTGGCCAAAGATGACCGTGGATGAACCTGAAATGTTGGGCCTTGTGACTCTTATGGCCTCCCAGGTGTCTCAAAACTGTCCCCCATGGAGGGAGGTAAAAGGAAAGGGCGTGGACCTGACAGTTGGGGTGCTGGGGGCTGGTCCCGCTGGGCTGTTGgtcacttgctgtgtgactgtTACAGCCATGGGCAGGGCCTGGCCTGGCTCCCGAGGGAGTGGGAGGCCAGAAGGCCATGGCCTTGGTGAGCTTCTCCTAATTGTGCCCATGCTGGCTGTCCCAGCTCGAGGAGTTCCTGAACCAGAGCTCACCCTTCTACTTCTGGATAAACGGCGACCGCATAGACTCCCTGCTGGAGAACGACCGGCAGCAGACACACATGATGGATGTCATGCAGGACCGCTTCAGCCGCGCATCCAGCATCATGGACGAGCTCTTCCAGGACAGGTTCTTCGCCCGGGAGCCCCAGGACTCCTACCACTTCCTGCCCTTCAGCCTGCCCCACCGGAGGCCTCACTTCTTCTTTCCCAAGTCCCGCATCGTCCGCAGCTTGATGCCCTTTTCTCCCTATGAGCCCCTGAACTTCCATGCCATGTTCCAGCCCTTCCTTGAGATGATACACGAGGCTCAGCAGGCCATGGACATCCACTTCCACAGCCCGGCCTTCCAGCACCCGCCCACGGAATTCATACGAGGTGAGAAGGGGTGGAAGCTCACGGCCTTTTGAGTAACCCGTTAGATGCTGAGAACCATGCCGAGGGCTCAGTGGGTGTCATCTCGATTTTTCCCCAGCAATATCACAAGGGTGATATTATCCTtatttaaagaggaagaaaagtgagctgggcatggtggctcatgcctgtgatgccagcactttgggcggccaaggcgggaggatcacttgaggccaggaatttgagaccagcctggccaagacagtgagatcctctctctacaaaaataaaaacttaaaaaaattaaccgagtgtggtagtgcacacctgtagtcccagctacttgggaggctggggcaagagagtCACCTGAGCctagaagttggaggctgcagtgatctatgattgcaccattgcactccagcctgggcaacagagtgagactctgtctctaaataaaaaataaataaaaataacaataggaATCAGTGGGTTCCATCTCTGCATGGCTGGATGACTGACTCTTCTTCCCTCGTGTGTCCCCAGAAGGTGACGACGACCGGACTGTGTGCCGGGAGATCCGCCACAACTCCACGGGCTGCCTGCGGATGAAGGACCAGTGTGACAAGTGCCGGGAGATCTTGTCTGTGGGTGAGTCGGGGTCCAGACCACAAGCTGCCCCTTCCTATACCTTTTGTCCTGGGGTCACTGGGGCCTCACTGGTACTGCCTTTATGGTGTCAGACAGATAAGCGTTTGGATTCCAGCTCTGCCGCCTTTGAGCTGTGACCTGGGGCAGGTCCTGAGCTTCACGCGGCTTGGGTTCCTCATCTTAGAATGAGAGGATGATGCGAGGCTGTCCCTGAAGTCGGTGAGACGTCGATAGAGATGTAAAAGTGCCCTCCACCCCATCGGGCCCGTGTTGAAAAAAGCTTGTCGAAAAAAGTCATCCCCCTGGGACTCCCCAGTGATTCTGTTCCCAAGTGCCAAGCATTGTAGGCATCTTCATTTTCCTCTGCAGATTATGAAATTGCAGACAGTATGTATTTTGTTTAACAAAACTGACCagaggccaggcactgttctaaacactcGACATACATTTCCTCAGAATGACCCTCTGAGGAAACTGAGCCGTAAAAAGGTTAATAACTTATCCAAGATTGACCCCGACATGGGTGAGCTGGGCTTCAATCTTAGGGCACTGTGTTCTCTCCCAGGGCCCCTCGCAGCCTCTGGCCACAGAAGTCACAGATCTCAGTACCTGGGAATCCAAGCAACAGTCCCTTTGGTTGGCTGGTTGGTCCCCTAGGCAAAGGGAATATTTCCCTTCAACTGTCTCCCTCCGTTTCATCAGCTCTCTTTATGGGTTAACTTCTTTCCACTTAGAGATAACAGCTGTGACAGTGTTCGGACTAGTTCCTAGTACACAGCAGTTCATACTCAGAAAGAGTTAATTGTTTCCCCTTGTAAACAGCTCATCGGTCTGGTGGCTTTGCTCTTACTTAATGCTTAGTTTGAGTTTCCCATGGCAGGCCGCCAGGGTCTAGTTAAACATTCCTagcctcactcctgtaattttAGAAGCCACTGCAAAATAAACAGTCGTGCTTTAAGAGGCTGAAGTGTAAGTCGCTGCAGATGAGTGCACAACCAGGCCTTGGggttttttctataaaaatatcatAGAGTGGCATCAATTACATGGTACCTCACCACAAGAAAGTTAGTCACGTTAGGGCCTGAAGAAAAGATGTCCAGATGCCTGGGCCCAGGTTGGACCTCTTGTGCTGATTTTTACTCTGTTGTTGCAGGCTGGGCTCAGGTCTGGCGCCAATCTTAATCGTCATTGATTACAGCTGAGAGTGCAGCTGGTGCCAGTCTTACCAGTCATTGATTatagctggagtacagtggttctatcttggctcactgcaacctctgcctcctgggttcaagtga
Proteins encoded in this window:
- the LOC126961761 gene encoding clusterin isoform X5 yields the protein MEVGDAASPGGARGHRVPLTEACEDSRIGGTMKTLLLFVGLLLTWESGQVLGDQTVSDNELQEMSDQGSKYLNKEIQNAVNGVKEIKTLIEKTNEERKTLLSNLEEAKKKKEDALNETRESETKLKEFPGVCNETMMALWEECKPCLKQTCMKFYARVCRSGSGLVGRQLEEFLNQSSPFYFWINGDRIDSLLENDRQQTHMMDVMQDRFSRASSIMDELFQDRFFAREPQDSYHFLPFSLPHRRPHFFFPKSRIVRSLMPFSPYEPLNFHAMFQPFLEMIHEAQQAMDIHFHSPAFQHPPTEFIREGDDDRTVCREIRHNSTGCLRMKDQCDKCREILSVDCSANNPAQAQLRRELSESLQVAERLTRKYNELLQSYQWKMLNTSSLLEQLNEQFNWVSQLANLTQGEDQYYLRVTTVASHTSDSGVPSGVTEVVVKLFDSDPITVTVPVEVSRKNPKFMETVVEKALQEYRKKQREK
- the LOC126961761 gene encoding clusterin isoform X3, with amino-acid sequence MVSGEGILIEGTFWLCPYMVDGDAASPGGARGHRVPLTEACEDSRIGGTMKTLLLFVGLLLTWESGQVLGDQTVSDNELQEMSDQGSKYLNKEIQNAVNGVKEIKTLIEKTNEERKTLLSNLEEAKKKKEDALNETRESETKLKEFPGVCNETMMALWEECKPCLKQTCMKFYARVCRSGSGLVGRQLEEFLNQSSPFYFWINGDRIDSLLENDRQQTHMMDVMQDRFSRASSIMDELFQDRFFAREPQDSYHFLPFSLPHRRPHFFFPKSRIVRSLMPFSPYEPLNFHAMFQPFLEMIHEAQQAMDIHFHSPAFQHPPTEFIREGDDDRTVCREIRHNSTGCLRMKDQCDKCREILSVDCSANNPAQAQLRRELSESLQVAERLTRKYNELLQSYQWKMLNTSSLLEQLNEQFNWVSQLANLTQGEDQYYLRVTTVASHTSDSGVPSGVTEVVVKLFDSDPITVTVPVEVSRKNPKFMETVVEKALQEYRKKQREK
- the LOC126961761 gene encoding clusterin isoform X2 produces the protein MPRPHPIQHSQSSHLHPTSQDRGDAASPGGARGHRVPLTEACEDSRIGGTMKTLLLFVGLLLTWESGQVLGDQTVSDNELQEMSDQGSKYLNKEIQNAVNGVKEIKTLIEKTNEERKTLLSNLEEAKKKKEDALNETRESETKLKEFPGVCNETMMALWEECKPCLKQTCMKFYARVCRSGSGLVGRQLEEFLNQSSPFYFWINGDRIDSLLENDRQQTHMMDVMQDRFSRASSIMDELFQDRFFAREPQDSYHFLPFSLPHRRPHFFFPKSRIVRSLMPFSPYEPLNFHAMFQPFLEMIHEAQQAMDIHFHSPAFQHPPTEFIREGDDDRTVCREIRHNSTGCLRMKDQCDKCREILSVDCSANNPAQAQLRRELSESLQVAERLTRKYNELLQSYQWKMLNTSSLLEQLNEQFNWVSQLANLTQGEDQYYLRVTTVASHTSDSGVPSGVTEVVVKLFDSDPITVTVPVEVSRKNPKFMETVVEKALQEYRKKQREK
- the LOC126961761 gene encoding clusterin isoform X4, producing MIGFQADRQCRRKADVEGDMGDAASPGGARGHRVPLTEACEDSRIGGTMKTLLLFVGLLLTWESGQVLGDQTVSDNELQEMSDQGSKYLNKEIQNAVNGVKEIKTLIEKTNEERKTLLSNLEEAKKKKEDALNETRESETKLKEFPGVCNETMMALWEECKPCLKQTCMKFYARVCRSGSGLVGRQLEEFLNQSSPFYFWINGDRIDSLLENDRQQTHMMDVMQDRFSRASSIMDELFQDRFFAREPQDSYHFLPFSLPHRRPHFFFPKSRIVRSLMPFSPYEPLNFHAMFQPFLEMIHEAQQAMDIHFHSPAFQHPPTEFIREGDDDRTVCREIRHNSTGCLRMKDQCDKCREILSVDCSANNPAQAQLRRELSESLQVAERLTRKYNELLQSYQWKMLNTSSLLEQLNEQFNWVSQLANLTQGEDQYYLRVTTVASHTSDSGVPSGVTEVVVKLFDSDPITVTVPVEVSRKNPKFMETVVEKALQEYRKKQREK
- the LOC126961761 gene encoding clusterin isoform X6; its protein translation is MKTLLLFVGLLLTWESGQVLGDQTVSDNELQEMSDQGSKYLNKEIQNAVNGVKEIKTLIEKTNEERKTLLSNLEEAKKKKEDALNETRESETKLKEFPGVCNETMMALWEECKPCLKQTCMKFYARVCRSGSGLVGRQLEEFLNQSSPFYFWINGDRIDSLLENDRQQTHMMDVMQDRFSRASSIMDELFQDRFFAREPQDSYHFLPFSLPHRRPHFFFPKSRIVRSLMPFSPYEPLNFHAMFQPFLEMIHEAQQAMDIHFHSPAFQHPPTEFIREGDDDRTVCREIRHNSTGCLRMKDQCDKCREILSVDCSANNPAQAQLRRELSESLQVAERLTRKYNELLQSYQWKMLNTSSLLEQLNEQFNWVSQLANLTQGEDQYYLRVTTVASHTSDSGVPSGVTEVVVKLFDSDPITVTVPVEVSRKNPKFMETVVEKALQEYRKKQREK